A region from the Halomarina litorea genome encodes:
- a CDS encoding carboxypeptidase M32 yields MATEQTSDADYDAFLDEVRRITNVEQAGMALSWDQQVMMPEGGTPARSKQLSTLSTLSHDLLTSDEMGASLDAFEGAEMDDEQSAVVREVRRQYDRADSVPSDLVEQISEAASEALPVWKEAKANDDFEHFAPTLERLVELKREYAEHVDPDADPYAVLFADYEPYLDLDTAERVLERLRDELVPLVEEIQASDADLTTRREAFPDTYDAETQEAMVREALTTLGYPWDRGRLDTAPHPFSTGNQFDARVTTRFDEADPLDALTSTIHEFGHATYTLGLPDEHYGTPLGSHRNLSVHESQSRLWENHVGRTRAWWEQFLPTLHDHFPSTTDLGVDAVYEAANQVFTDNLIRVEADELTYHMHIILRFEIERDLISGDLDVADVPEAWNDKMEEYLGVRPETDSEGCLQDIHWSHGNFGYFPTYSLGSVLAAQLYAAAEADVPDLNAKTMAGEFEPLHEWLTENVHRHGQRYTTDELVEVATGQPYTADYFVEYAKAKYGELYDL; encoded by the coding sequence ATGGCGACAGAGCAGACCTCCGACGCGGACTACGACGCCTTCCTCGACGAGGTGCGGCGCATCACGAACGTCGAACAGGCTGGGATGGCCCTCTCGTGGGACCAGCAGGTGATGATGCCCGAGGGCGGCACGCCCGCCCGCTCGAAACAGCTCTCGACGCTCTCGACGCTCTCGCACGACCTGCTGACGAGCGACGAGATGGGCGCTTCCCTCGACGCGTTCGAGGGGGCCGAGATGGACGACGAGCAGTCGGCGGTCGTCCGTGAGGTCCGACGGCAGTACGACCGGGCCGACAGCGTCCCGAGCGACCTCGTCGAGCAGATCTCGGAGGCGGCGAGCGAGGCCCTTCCCGTCTGGAAGGAGGCGAAGGCCAACGACGACTTCGAGCACTTCGCGCCCACCCTCGAACGCCTCGTCGAACTCAAACGCGAGTACGCGGAACACGTCGACCCGGACGCCGACCCCTACGCGGTGCTGTTCGCGGACTACGAACCCTACCTCGATCTGGACACCGCAGAACGGGTCCTCGAACGCCTGCGCGACGAACTCGTCCCGCTCGTCGAGGAGATACAGGCGAGCGACGCCGACCTGACCACCCGACGCGAGGCGTTCCCCGACACCTACGACGCGGAGACACAGGAGGCGATGGTGAGGGAGGCGCTGACGACGCTCGGCTACCCGTGGGACCGCGGCCGCCTCGACACCGCGCCCCACCCCTTCTCGACGGGCAACCAGTTCGACGCCCGGGTGACGACGCGCTTCGACGAGGCAGACCCGCTGGACGCGCTCACCTCCACCATCCACGAGTTCGGCCACGCCACCTACACCCTCGGCCTGCCCGACGAGCACTACGGGACGCCGCTCGGCTCCCACCGGAACCTCTCGGTCCACGAGTCCCAGTCGCGCCTCTGGGAGAACCACGTCGGGCGCACCCGCGCGTGGTGGGAGCAGTTCCTCCCGACGCTCCACGACCACTTCCCCTCGACGACCGACCTCGGCGTCGACGCGGTGTACGAGGCCGCCAACCAGGTGTTCACTGACAACCTCATCCGGGTGGAGGCGGACGAACTCACCTACCACATGCACATCATCCTCCGCTTCGAGATCGAGCGCGACCTCATCAGCGGGGACCTCGACGTGGCAGACGTGCCCGAGGCGTGGAACGACAAGATGGAGGAGTACCTCGGGGTGCGCCCCGAGACGGACTCGGAAGGGTGTCTGCAGGACATCCACTGGAGCCACGGCAACTTCGGCTACTTCCCCACCTACTCGCTCGGGTCGGTGCTGGCGGCCCAACTGTACGCCGCCGCCGAGGCCGACGTCCCGGACCTGAACGCGAAGACGATGGCCGGCGAGTTCGAACCCCTCCACGAGTGGTTGACCGAGAACGTCCACCGCCACGGCCAGCGCTACACGACCGACGAACTGGTCGAGGTGGCGACGGGCCAGCCGTACACGGCCGACTACTTCGTCGAGTACGCGAAGGCGAAGTACGGCGAGTTATACGACCTCTAA
- a CDS encoding lipopolysaccharide biosynthesis protein, whose protein sequence is MRRLLRALRRTLSPSGDLTSRTVVGGLWVAFTNGGNRVLELLMLVVLARLLSPADFGLFGIALVALSALQRFSRLGLDTALVQRKEENVDDYLDTAFTLQILRGALVAAVAFVAAPYVAEFFGEPRARLLLQVVALATLFRALYNPGTVYFQKSLEFHKQFVLTVTGTSTRVAVSIGYALVSPTVWALVAGLVVGNFAQLVVSYVIHDYRPRPGLDVPKARGMVDYGKWIFGSSAVSFLYSEGDDVFVGWFLGSGALGVYQVAYRLSNAPATEVAHTISRVAMPAYSKVQDDTAALREGFHRVLRLSSLVSLPIGVGIAVVAPVFVPTVLGDGWEQMVVPMQVLATFGVLRSVRTCTSPLFRAVGRPDYVAKIHAIRLAVMAAAIYPLTDAFGLAGTALSVLLTSAVGIPIATALAIRLVDTDVRSLVGIVAFPAVGSLTMGACAYTVRESVTPLFGVLAGFVATVVTGAVVYGLVMLAFEQRFDIGLSEFVGQVKGSF, encoded by the coding sequence ATGCGCCGACTCCTCCGCGCGCTCAGACGGACGCTCTCACCGAGTGGCGACCTCACCTCGCGGACGGTCGTCGGCGGGCTGTGGGTCGCGTTCACCAACGGCGGCAACCGGGTCCTCGAACTGCTGATGCTCGTCGTGCTGGCGCGCCTGCTCTCGCCGGCCGACTTCGGGCTGTTCGGCATCGCGCTGGTCGCGCTCTCGGCGCTCCAGCGTTTCTCCCGACTCGGTCTCGACACCGCCCTCGTCCAGCGGAAAGAAGAGAACGTCGACGACTACCTCGACACGGCGTTCACCCTCCAGATACTCCGGGGGGCGCTGGTCGCCGCGGTGGCGTTCGTCGCGGCCCCGTACGTAGCGGAGTTCTTCGGCGAACCGCGCGCACGGCTCCTGTTGCAGGTGGTCGCGCTCGCGACGCTGTTCCGGGCGCTGTACAACCCCGGGACGGTCTACTTCCAGAAGTCCCTCGAGTTCCACAAGCAGTTCGTGCTCACCGTCACCGGGACGTCCACGCGCGTCGCCGTCTCCATCGGCTACGCGCTCGTCTCGCCGACGGTGTGGGCGCTGGTCGCCGGCCTCGTCGTCGGCAACTTCGCCCAACTGGTCGTCTCCTACGTCATCCACGACTACCGCCCGCGTCCCGGGTTGGACGTGCCGAAGGCTCGCGGGATGGTTGACTACGGGAAGTGGATATTCGGCTCCTCTGCCGTCTCCTTCCTCTACAGCGAGGGTGACGACGTCTTCGTCGGGTGGTTCCTCGGGTCGGGCGCCCTCGGCGTGTACCAGGTGGCCTACCGCCTCTCGAACGCGCCCGCGACGGAGGTGGCCCACACCATCTCGCGGGTGGCCATGCCCGCCTACTCGAAGGTGCAAGACGACACCGCGGCCCTCCGCGAGGGGTTCCACCGCGTCCTCCGCCTCTCCTCGCTCGTCTCGCTCCCCATCGGCGTCGGCATCGCCGTCGTCGCGCCGGTGTTCGTCCCGACGGTGCTCGGCGACGGCTGGGAGCAGATGGTCGTCCCGATGCAGGTGCTCGCCACCTTCGGCGTGTTGCGCTCGGTGCGCACCTGTACCTCGCCGCTGTTCCGCGCGGTGGGCCGTCCCGACTACGTCGCGAAGATACACGCGATCCGACTGGCGGTCATGGCCGCGGCCATCTACCCGTTAACCGATGCCTTCGGCCTCGCCGGGACCGCCCTGTCGGTCCTGCTCACGAGCGCCGTGGGCATCCCCATCGCGACGGCCCTGGCGATTCGACTCGTCGACACCGACGTGCGCTCGCTGGTCGGCATCGTCGCCTTCCCCGCCGTCGGCAGCCTCACCATGGGTGCGTGCGCGTACACCGTCCGGGAGTCCGTGACCCCGCTGTTCGGCGTGCTGGCGGGTTTCGTGGCGACCGTCGTCACCGGCGCGGTCGTCTACGGACTGGTCATGCTCGCGTTCGAACAGCGCTTCGACATCGGCCTCTCCGAGTTCGTCGGGCAGGTCAAGGGGAGCTTCTGA
- a CDS encoding GYD domain-containing protein encodes MHTYMALVDVVDAEVQNAQVLASVWGDLRNDVQELGGEMRDAYAILGEHDFLVLFDAPDRDRALQISLVIERRGLDMQTMEIVPVERFGELVNDL; translated from the coding sequence ATGCACACGTACATGGCCCTCGTCGACGTGGTAGACGCGGAGGTACAGAACGCACAGGTCTTGGCCAGCGTCTGGGGCGACCTCCGCAACGACGTTCAGGAACTTGGCGGCGAGATGCGCGACGCCTACGCCATCCTCGGCGAGCACGACTTCCTCGTTCTGTTCGACGCCCCCGACCGGGACCGGGCGCTCCAGATATCGCTCGTCATCGAACGACGCGGTCTGGACATGCAGACGATGGAGATCGTCCCCGTCGAGCGATTCGGCGAACTGGTCAACGACCTCTGA
- a CDS encoding GNAT family N-acetyltransferase, with the protein MSRPTFIDCDRVALKPPDEEDVQFLREGVNHPAVRRYISSFDTPYTESRFREELWPAEHDGDGVSLLVVPTEGEFEGDPVGSVQLLPVVDRDGYANFGVWFHPGAWGRGYALDAGAHLLDYGFSELRLHRVSATVMAPNDASVALCERLGFVHEGTAREAQFADGEFVDVERFGLLEDEWDGPGAVLER; encoded by the coding sequence ATGTCACGACCGACGTTCATCGACTGCGACCGCGTCGCCCTGAAACCGCCCGACGAGGAGGACGTCCAGTTCCTCCGGGAGGGCGTGAACCACCCAGCGGTCCGCCGGTACATCAGTTCGTTCGACACGCCCTACACCGAGAGCCGGTTCCGGGAGGAACTCTGGCCCGCAGAACACGACGGCGACGGCGTCTCCCTCCTCGTCGTCCCGACGGAAGGCGAGTTCGAGGGCGACCCGGTCGGGTCAGTCCAACTTCTCCCCGTGGTCGACCGGGACGGCTACGCCAACTTCGGCGTCTGGTTCCACCCCGGCGCGTGGGGCCGGGGGTACGCCCTCGACGCGGGCGCACACCTCCTCGACTACGGCTTCAGCGAACTCCGTCTGCACCGCGTGAGCGCGACGGTGATGGCCCCGAACGACGCCTCCGTCGCGCTCTGTGAACGCCTCGGGTTCGTCCACGAGGGGACCGCCCGCGAAGCGCAGTTCGCCGACGGCGAGTTCGTCGACGTCGAACGGTTCGGCCTCCTCGAA
- a CDS encoding cupredoxin domain-containing protein — MVRDDGVSSAGGLGRRRLLAATGAGLAAALAGCSGDDSDGGGTTGGATTDGTDGTDGETTRPTDEGTTEATEATEATDSPTRTAAQVLPGGTEIRMDADSAAWAGQAPSSIAERLNPTLRLEAGAQYTFVWENVDGVEHELYIATESDDVLVESESAEDEGETVRTTFTARSSMTTYYCEYHPQAMRGNMVVE, encoded by the coding sequence ATGGTACGTGACGACGGCGTTTCGAGTGCGGGTGGCCTCGGCAGACGGCGACTGCTGGCGGCGACGGGCGCGGGACTGGCGGCCGCGCTCGCGGGGTGCTCCGGCGACGACTCGGACGGCGGGGGGACGACCGGGGGCGCGACGACCGACGGGACCGATGGGACCGACGGAGAGACGACCCGACCGACCGACGAGGGGACGACAGAGGCGACGGAGGCGACGGAGGCGACGGACAGTCCCACACGGACCGCCGCGCAGGTGCTGCCGGGAGGGACCGAGATACGGATGGACGCGGACTCGGCGGCGTGGGCCGGGCAGGCCCCGTCGAGCATCGCCGAGCGCCTGAACCCCACGCTCCGACTGGAGGCGGGCGCACAGTACACGTTCGTCTGGGAGAACGTAGACGGGGTCGAACACGAACTGTACATCGCCACGGAGTCGGACGACGTCCTCGTCGAGAGCGAGTCCGCGGAGGACGAAGGCGAGACGGTCCGGACGACGTTCACGGCCCGGTCGTCGATGACGACGTACTACTGCGAATACCACCCGCAGGCGATGCGCGGGAATATGGTCGTCGAGTAG
- a CDS encoding M20 family metallopeptidase, which produces MDRADVGTVRGLARALVAIPSHEDETEAGEFIAGWLREHTDASVDHGEAGVVARRGDPDAADRIALVGHHDVVPPDDPQVDEGGEYVVEERDGRLYGRGSADMKGSVAAAMCAFRDADAPCTFASFRGEERGGIGARAAIDAGFTPEYAIVGEGSTGYSAPGVTDVVVAHKGRRGSTVTARGASAHASEPEAGENAIYRAADAVSVVRGLDAPSAEVLGQSLSGSVVVTEIEGGSAWNVVPERCSFTVDERTVPGERAELERVEEREGVSWTVDQDLPPMACEDEAFAEAVLGAAGDAQDDTPQRVAKPHATDAGWLAGAGTACVVCGASERGEAHTADESVSLAVLDRCYEIYREAVGRVADLD; this is translated from the coding sequence ATGGACCGAGCCGACGTCGGGACGGTGCGCGGCCTCGCCCGCGCGCTGGTCGCGATTCCGAGCCACGAAGACGAGACCGAGGCGGGGGAGTTCATCGCCGGATGGCTCCGCGAGCACACCGACGCGAGCGTCGACCACGGCGAGGCGGGCGTCGTCGCCCGTCGCGGCGACCCGGACGCCGCCGACCGCATCGCCCTCGTCGGCCACCACGACGTGGTGCCGCCGGACGACCCGCAGGTCGACGAGGGCGGCGAGTACGTCGTCGAGGAACGGGACGGCCGCCTCTACGGGCGCGGGAGCGCCGACATGAAGGGGTCGGTGGCGGCCGCGATGTGCGCCTTCCGCGACGCGGACGCGCCCTGTACGTTCGCCTCCTTCCGCGGCGAGGAGCGAGGTGGCATCGGGGCGCGCGCCGCCATCGACGCGGGGTTCACGCCCGAGTACGCCATCGTCGGCGAGGGGTCGACGGGGTACTCCGCACCCGGCGTCACCGACGTCGTCGTCGCGCACAAGGGTCGCCGGGGGAGCACCGTCACCGCGCGCGGCGCGAGCGCGCACGCGAGCGAACCCGAGGCGGGCGAGAACGCCATCTACCGGGCCGCGGACGCGGTGAGCGTGGTCCGCGGCCTCGACGCACCGAGCGCGGAGGTCCTCGGCCAGTCGCTATCGGGGAGCGTCGTCGTCACCGAAATCGAGGGCGGGAGCGCGTGGAACGTCGTCCCCGAGCGCTGTTCGTTCACCGTCGACGAGCGAACCGTCCCCGGCGAACGCGCGGAACTGGAGCGAGTCGAGGAGCGCGAGGGCGTCTCGTGGACCGTCGACCAGGACCTCCCGCCGATGGCGTGCGAGGACGAGGCGTTCGCGGAGGCGGTCCTCGGGGCGGCCGGGGACGCACAGGACGACACCCCACAGAGGGTCGCCAAGCCACACGCGACCGACGCGGGGTGGCTCGCGGGTGCGGGCACGGCGTGTGTCGTCTGCGGGGCCTCCGAACGGGGCGAGGCACACACCGCGGACGAGAGCGTCTCGCTCGCGGTGCTGGACCGCTGTTACGAGATATACCGCGAGGCGGTCGGACGGGTCGCCGACCTCGACTGA
- a CDS encoding bifunctional nuclease family protein, translating to MSPTATVRGVGVSVGDEGGEGTPVVMLDVADHVVPIFVSEDQAESIRLALDERSFDRPLTHDLLVEMTAEFGAAIDRVLIDDLSEVTFYAKIETEQYRDGERRRLSFDARPSDAIAIALRLNVPIEVADDVVERAGRPPSSI from the coding sequence ATGTCACCGACTGCCACAGTCCGCGGCGTGGGGGTGAGCGTCGGCGATGAAGGCGGCGAGGGGACCCCCGTCGTGATGCTGGACGTGGCGGACCACGTCGTCCCCATCTTCGTCAGCGAGGACCAGGCGGAGTCCATCCGTCTCGCCCTCGACGAGCGCAGTTTCGACCGCCCGCTCACGCACGACCTGCTCGTGGAGATGACCGCGGAGTTCGGCGCGGCCATCGACCGCGTCCTCATCGACGACCTCTCGGAGGTCACCTTCTACGCGAAGATCGAGACCGAACAGTACCGCGACGGGGAGCGCCGTCGCCTCTCGTTCGACGCCCGCCCGAGCGACGCCATCGCCATCGCCCTCCGCCTGAACGTCCCCATCGAAGTCGCGGACGACGTGGTCGAACGGGCGGGCCGGCCCCCCTCGTCCATCTAG
- a CDS encoding carboxypeptidase M32, with protein sequence MSSESSDADTPDAYDELLDHTKRVSNLREAAGVLNWDQQVTMPEGGTPARAGQLSALSAVTHDLATDGRVGAWLGQLRDADLSEERQAVVREVRREYDRERDVPGDLVERLSRLQTEAQQTWQEAKANDDFDVFAPTLEDLRDLHRERAEHIDDDVSPYVVMFEDGEPYLPLDTVERVFDTLREELVPLIADIREEGEPLPRPFEGSYSDEDQLALCQAALDELGYDRSRGRLDTAPHPFMSGNQFDARVTTRFKPEDPLDALTATIHEFGHATYQLGLRQDEYATPLGQPRSSGVHESQSRFWENHVGRTRAFWEYFAPTFNDHLGTDLSAETLYEAANRIYPDNLIRVEADELTYHFHIILRSEIDRAFVEGDVEADDIPQVWDEKMEEYLGVTPDTDREGCLQDIHWSYGFAGFQNYTVGSVLAAQLDAAVREDLDVDSLVREGEFAPIREWMTENVHRHGQRYETDELVEAATGEPLTADHFVEYAREKFTDLYDL encoded by the coding sequence ATGTCTTCGGAGTCCTCCGACGCCGACACGCCCGACGCCTACGACGAGTTGCTCGACCACACGAAGCGCGTCTCCAACCTCCGGGAGGCCGCGGGCGTCCTCAACTGGGACCAGCAGGTGACGATGCCCGAGGGGGGGACGCCCGCCCGCGCCGGCCAGTTGTCGGCGCTCTCGGCGGTGACCCACGACCTCGCGACCGACGGACGGGTGGGCGCGTGGCTGGGACAGCTCCGCGACGCCGACCTGAGCGAGGAGCGACAGGCCGTCGTCCGCGAGGTGCGCCGCGAGTACGACCGGGAGCGCGACGTGCCCGGGGACCTCGTCGAACGCCTCTCGCGGCTCCAGACCGAGGCCCAGCAGACGTGGCAGGAGGCGAAGGCCAACGACGACTTCGACGTCTTCGCGCCCACGCTCGAAGACCTGCGTGACCTCCACCGCGAACGCGCCGAGCACATCGACGACGACGTCTCACCGTACGTCGTCATGTTCGAGGACGGCGAACCCTATCTTCCCCTCGACACGGTCGAACGGGTCTTCGACACCCTGCGCGAGGAACTCGTCCCGCTCATCGCCGACATCCGGGAGGAGGGCGAACCGCTACCGCGACCGTTCGAGGGGAGCTACTCCGACGAGGACCAGCTAGCCCTCTGTCAGGCCGCCCTCGACGAACTGGGGTACGACCGCTCGCGGGGCCGCCTCGACACCGCCCCGCACCCGTTCATGTCCGGCAACCAGTTCGACGCCCGGGTGACGACGCGCTTCAAACCCGAGGACCCGCTGGACGCCCTCACGGCCACCATTCACGAGTTCGGCCACGCCACCTACCAGCTCGGCCTCCGGCAGGACGAGTACGCGACGCCCCTCGGTCAGCCCCGGTCGTCGGGGGTCCACGAGTCCCAGTCCCGGTTCTGGGAGAATCACGTCGGGCGCACCCGCGCGTTCTGGGAGTACTTCGCGCCGACGTTCAACGACCACCTCGGGACGGACCTCTCGGCGGAGACGCTGTACGAGGCGGCCAACCGCATCTACCCGGACAACCTCATCCGGGTGGAGGCGGACGAACTCACCTACCACTTCCACATCATCCTGCGCAGCGAGATCGACCGCGCGTTCGTGGAGGGCGACGTCGAGGCCGACGACATCCCGCAGGTGTGGGACGAGAAGATGGAGGAGTACCTCGGCGTCACCCCCGACACCGACCGCGAGGGCTGTCTGCAGGACATCCACTGGTCGTACGGCTTCGCGGGCTTCCAGAACTACACCGTCGGGTCGGTGCTGGCCGCCCAACTCGACGCCGCGGTGCGCGAGGACCTCGACGTGGACTCGCTGGTCCGCGAGGGCGAGTTCGCGCCCATCCGCGAGTGGATGACCGAGAACGTCCATCGCCACGGCCAGCGCTACGAGACGGACGAACTCGTGGAGGCGGCGACGGGCGAACCGCTCACCGCCGATCACTTCGTCGAGTACGCCCGCGAGAAGTTCACCGACCTCTACGACCTCTGA
- a CDS encoding PINc/VapC family ATPase: MNVVPDTSVVVDGRVSDKVEDGEFADAVVYVPEAVVSELEAQANSGREIGWRGLEELQRLADLADEGRIEVNYVGRRPNDDEIRRASAGEIDAIIRDVAGEYDATFVTSDIVQSEVAKAKGLDVQYLEPHDDEVGDLEIEHYFDEGTMSVHLKAGVRPMAKRGSVGEVRYEAIGDEELDDEVLREYVGEIRNAADASDEGFTELSEPGMTIVQFRNYRIAIAEPPFSDGLEITAVRPMVKTDIEDYNHADELKERLLDQQRGVLVAGAPGAGKSTLGQAVAEFLSGSGYSVKTMEKPRDLQVGDEITQYTELDGQMEKTADALLMVRPDYTIYDEVRKTRDFRTFADMRLAGVGMVGVVHATRAIDALQRLVGRVELGMIPQVVDTVAYVKAGDIETVYDVSTEVKVPHGLMEEDLARPVIVVSDFDTGKPAFEIYTFNRQVVTVPLGDEDEEGDTGVNRIAKQEIEREVRSVARGHVQVELQGSNRAVVYVEDDDISYVIGKGGGRIDQIEDRLGISIDVRTLDERPDHLKQGGGSGGSGRSAGGNEQAGEPVTPEITGRHIIVPLDGYAGETVEVRAGGEYLFTATVSRSGEVQVSRGSAIAEEMEQAIDRKKPITVVRS; encoded by the coding sequence ATGAACGTTGTTCCGGACACGAGCGTGGTCGTCGACGGCCGCGTGTCCGACAAAGTCGAGGACGGCGAGTTCGCCGACGCCGTGGTCTACGTGCCGGAGGCAGTCGTCAGCGAACTGGAGGCGCAGGCCAACTCGGGGCGCGAAATCGGGTGGCGAGGGCTGGAGGAACTCCAGCGACTCGCCGACCTCGCCGACGAGGGGCGCATCGAGGTGAACTACGTGGGCCGACGCCCCAACGACGACGAGATTCGCCGCGCGAGCGCGGGCGAAATCGACGCCATCATCCGCGACGTGGCGGGCGAGTACGACGCCACGTTCGTCACCAGCGACATCGTCCAGAGCGAGGTGGCGAAGGCGAAGGGCCTCGACGTGCAGTACCTCGAACCGCACGACGACGAGGTGGGCGACCTCGAGATAGAGCACTACTTCGACGAGGGGACGATGAGCGTCCACCTGAAGGCGGGGGTCCGCCCGATGGCGAAGCGCGGGTCGGTCGGCGAGGTGCGCTACGAGGCCATCGGCGACGAGGAACTCGACGACGAGGTCCTCCGGGAGTACGTCGGCGAGATTCGCAACGCCGCCGACGCCAGCGACGAGGGCTTCACCGAGCTCTCGGAACCGGGGATGACTATCGTCCAGTTCCGCAACTACCGCATCGCCATCGCGGAACCGCCGTTCTCGGACGGCCTGGAGATAACCGCCGTCCGGCCGATGGTGAAGACCGACATCGAGGACTACAACCACGCCGACGAACTGAAAGAGCGACTGCTCGACCAGCAACGCGGCGTCCTCGTCGCCGGGGCACCCGGTGCCGGGAAGTCGACGCTCGGACAGGCCGTCGCGGAGTTCCTCTCCGGGTCGGGCTACTCGGTCAAGACGATGGAGAAACCGCGCGACCTGCAGGTCGGCGACGAGATAACGCAGTACACGGAACTCGACGGCCAGATGGAGAAGACGGCCGACGCCCTCCTGATGGTCCGGCCCGACTACACCATCTACGACGAGGTCCGGAAGACAAGGGACTTCCGCACGTTCGCGGACATGCGCCTCGCCGGCGTCGGGATGGTCGGCGTCGTCCACGCCACGCGGGCCATCGACGCCCTCCAGCGACTCGTCGGCCGGGTCGAACTCGGCATGATTCCGCAGGTGGTCGACACCGTCGCCTACGTGAAGGCCGGCGACATCGAGACGGTGTACGACGTCTCGACGGAGGTGAAGGTCCCCCACGGCCTGATGGAGGAGGACCTCGCGCGCCCGGTCATCGTCGTCAGCGACTTCGATACGGGCAAGCCCGCCTTCGAGATCTACACCTTCAACCGGCAGGTCGTCACCGTCCCCCTCGGCGACGAGGACGAGGAGGGCGATACGGGCGTCAACCGCATCGCGAAACAGGAGATAGAGCGCGAGGTTCGCTCCGTCGCGCGCGGGCACGTGCAGGTCGAACTGCAGGGGTCCAACCGCGCCGTCGTCTACGTCGAGGACGACGACATCTCCTACGTCATCGGGAAGGGCGGCGGCCGCATCGACCAGATAGAGGACCGCCTCGGTATCAGCATCGACGTGCGCACCCTCGACGAGCGACCCGACCACCTGAAGCAGGGCGGCGGGTCCGGCGGGTCGGGGAGATCAGCCGGCGGAAACGAACAGGCGGGCGAGCCCGTCACGCCGGAGATCACGGGCCGGCACATCATCGTCCCCCTCGACGGCTACGCGGGCGAGACCGTCGAGGTCCGCGCGGGCGGTGAGTACCTCTTTACGGCCACCGTCTCCCGTAGCGGCGAGGTGCAGGTCTCCCGCGGGAGCGCCATCGCCGAGGAGATGGAACAGGCCATCGACCGCAAGAAACCCATCACCGTCGTCCGGTCCTGA